From a single Mycolicibacterium mengxianglii genomic region:
- a CDS encoding ABC transporter ATP-binding protein, which yields MSVLLEIDSLTVEFNGVPAVTDVSLQVSAGDTVALVGGSGAGKSTVARAVAGLVTPVSGAIRFGGVDLVAADRRRRREARRGMHLVFQDPYASLPPHLPVSDIVAEPMVIHRLGDTSSRRAAAVAALTSVHLTPTADYLDRFAHELSGGQRQRVAFARALVTRPRLLLADEPASGLDATLRMEIVDLMTELASTQHLAVVHITHDLALAARSCATMVVMQDGSVVESGSTAEILSNPAHRYTAALVAAASGVSAP from the coding sequence GTGAGCGTGCTACTGGAAATCGACTCGCTCACTGTCGAATTCAACGGGGTTCCGGCTGTTACCGACGTGTCGCTGCAGGTGTCCGCCGGAGACACCGTGGCACTGGTGGGCGGGTCAGGCGCCGGGAAGTCCACCGTCGCACGGGCGGTTGCCGGCCTGGTCACCCCGGTCTCGGGCGCCATTCGATTCGGTGGAGTGGACCTGGTCGCGGCGGACCGGCGACGGAGGCGGGAGGCGCGCCGCGGAATGCATCTGGTGTTCCAGGATCCCTACGCCTCGCTGCCACCGCACCTGCCGGTCAGCGATATCGTGGCCGAGCCGATGGTCATCCACCGCCTCGGTGACACCTCGAGTCGCCGTGCCGCTGCGGTCGCAGCGTTGACCAGCGTGCACCTGACACCCACTGCTGACTATCTGGACCGGTTCGCCCACGAACTGTCCGGTGGCCAGCGTCAACGGGTCGCGTTCGCGCGGGCCCTGGTCACCCGGCCGCGGTTGCTGCTGGCCGACGAACCGGCAAGCGGGCTCGACGCCACGTTGCGCATGGAGATCGTCGACCTGATGACAGAGCTGGCGTCCACCCAGCATCTCGCGGTGGTGCACATCACCCACGACCTCGCGCTCGCCGCGCGCAGCTGCGCGACCATGGTCGTCATGCAGGACGGTTCGGTGGTCGAAAGTGGGTCTACCGCAGAAATTCTCAGCAACCCCGCGCACCGCTACACCGCCGCGCTGGTAGCGGCCGCATCCGGCGTCAGCGCACCGTAA
- a CDS encoding dipeptide/oligopeptide/nickel ABC transporter permease/ATP-binding protein: protein MTHLRGNTRSRRMAAVGAATLGVLLIAAVAAPWLAPYDPTERVTRPFAAPSAAHWLGADDVGHDLLSMLIHGVRISLMIGVVAAVAATTIGTLVGVVAGYARGAIDTVLMRIVDVVLALPVLPLTIVIGVFAGPGLRTQVMVIAAVLWAGMARELRAQVLSLRERDYIQAERAMGAGSLYVLRRHIVPAVVPLVIPQFVLTIKTAILLEASLAFLGLGDISAASWGSMLSMAHARNAFLTDAWLWWVLPPGLAIAVTVLAFALLGNAIEDRSRPILRTPRRGGIRVANQPDAPVAADPLVVDGLTVVYGEDGRGVNEVGFSVAAGELVGLVGESGSGKSTVAGAAMGLLPAAARVTAGRVLVSGRDVATMSARELRALRGNRISLIPQEALSALNPVRTIGSQLEEAIRAHQSRSREATRSRTVELLGQVDLAPEVADAYPHQLSGGMRQRVVIAMALANEPDVLIADEPTSGLDVLREAEVLALLHELRTRHCLALLIVTHNLPVIERIADRIAVMKDGALVEIGPAAQIIGAPQHPYTRRLVESAPRLAPALLDARG, encoded by the coding sequence GTGACACACCTGCGCGGCAACACCCGCTCCCGACGTATGGCGGCCGTCGGCGCAGCGACGCTGGGCGTGCTGCTGATCGCGGCGGTGGCCGCGCCATGGCTGGCGCCCTACGACCCCACCGAACGTGTCACCAGACCTTTCGCTGCCCCGTCGGCGGCGCACTGGCTCGGCGCCGACGACGTGGGCCACGACCTGCTGTCGATGCTCATCCACGGGGTTCGCATCTCGCTGATGATCGGCGTCGTCGCCGCCGTTGCCGCCACCACGATCGGCACTCTGGTCGGTGTTGTTGCCGGGTACGCGCGCGGTGCGATCGACACGGTGTTGATGCGCATTGTCGATGTGGTGCTGGCACTTCCGGTGTTGCCGCTGACCATCGTGATCGGCGTCTTCGCCGGTCCCGGCCTGCGCACCCAGGTGATGGTCATCGCGGCTGTGCTGTGGGCGGGGATGGCGCGCGAGTTGCGCGCCCAGGTGCTCAGCCTGCGGGAACGCGATTACATCCAGGCCGAGCGGGCAATGGGCGCCGGATCGCTCTATGTACTGCGCCGACACATCGTGCCGGCGGTGGTTCCGTTGGTGATCCCGCAGTTCGTGCTCACCATCAAGACGGCGATCCTGCTCGAGGCGTCCCTGGCGTTCCTGGGCCTCGGCGACATCTCCGCCGCCAGTTGGGGGTCCATGCTGTCAATGGCGCACGCGCGCAACGCTTTCCTCACTGATGCGTGGTTGTGGTGGGTGTTGCCGCCCGGCCTCGCCATCGCCGTCACAGTGCTGGCGTTCGCCCTGCTGGGCAATGCGATCGAAGACCGGTCCCGCCCCATTCTGCGCACGCCCCGCCGTGGCGGCATCCGCGTCGCCAACCAACCGGACGCGCCGGTGGCCGCAGATCCGCTGGTTGTCGACGGACTCACGGTGGTGTACGGCGAGGACGGTCGCGGTGTCAACGAGGTCGGCTTCAGCGTCGCCGCCGGGGAACTCGTCGGGCTGGTCGGAGAATCGGGCAGCGGTAAGTCCACCGTCGCCGGCGCGGCGATGGGGCTGCTCCCGGCCGCGGCGCGGGTGACCGCCGGTCGTGTCCTGGTCTCCGGGCGTGACGTGGCGACAATGTCGGCAAGGGAATTGCGGGCGTTGCGAGGTAACCGGATCTCGCTGATTCCCCAGGAGGCGCTCAGCGCGCTCAATCCCGTCCGCACCATCGGATCTCAGCTCGAGGAAGCGATCCGGGCGCACCAATCGCGGAGCCGTGAGGCCACCCGGTCCCGCACCGTCGAGTTGTTGGGGCAGGTGGACCTGGCACCTGAGGTGGCGGACGCGTACCCGCACCAACTTTCCGGTGGGATGCGCCAGCGGGTGGTCATCGCGATGGCCCTGGCCAACGAACCGGACGTGCTGATCGCCGACGAACCCACCAGCGGGCTCGACGTACTCCGGGAAGCCGAAGTGCTGGCACTGCTTCACGAGTTGCGCACCCGGCACTGCCTGGCGCTGCTGATCGTGACCCACAACCTGCCGGTCATCGAACGGATCGCCGACCGCATCGCGGTCATGAAAGACGGGGCGCTGGTGGAGATCGGCCCCGCCGCACAGATCATCGGCGCGCCGCAGCATCCCTATACCCGTCGACTCGTGGAGTCGGCTCCCCGCCTCGCGCCCGCGCTGCTGGATGCCCGAGGGTGA
- a CDS encoding nitroreductase family deazaflavin-dependent oxidoreductase, with protein sequence MSEPSPLAKLGLRLLRLHDFIYQKSGGRIGHVLPGMPPSLLLHSVGAKTGRPRINTLTYARDGERYLIVASNGGANRYPAWYHNLKAHPDVEINVGPERLAVRAEILLPDSPDYARLWQVVNKNNSDRYTDYQQRTDRPIAIIALTPR encoded by the coding sequence ATGAGCGAACCATCGCCTCTGGCGAAGCTGGGCCTGCGGCTACTGCGGCTGCACGACTTCATCTACCAAAAGTCCGGCGGCCGGATCGGGCACGTCCTTCCCGGCATGCCACCCAGCCTGCTGTTGCATTCCGTCGGCGCCAAGACCGGCCGACCGCGGATCAACACGCTGACCTACGCCCGCGACGGCGAGCGCTACCTGATCGTCGCCTCCAATGGCGGCGCCAACCGCTACCCCGCCTGGTACCACAATCTCAAGGCCCACCCCGATGTCGAAATCAACGTGGGCCCAGAGCGACTCGCCGTGCGGGCGGAGATCCTCCTGCCGGATTCACCGGACTACGCGCGGCTGTGGCAGGTCGTGAACAAGAACAACTCCGACCGCTACACCGACTATCAGCAGCGCACTGACCGGCCGATCGCGATCATCGCTTTGACACCGCGCTAG
- a CDS encoding ABC transporter substrate-binding protein, translating to MRSRLTGSSRRSRVAPLVVATALLAAACGSTDSTASGPATADTLTIAVSKDSGPLNIFAGQTDQMTELIYDKLLAPSPYVAEPQPWLATDVRQVDATTWDVDLRDDVTWHDGEAFTADDVVFSFHFMHAAPTGRFTHHVNDTPSISTIEATSETSVRFVCDYACPELGTVTLADLPVLPEHVWSKVDPADAREWTELPVGTGPFKLVDYSPTSGYRFEANTDYFAGAPTVGELVMPVIPDSSAAFTALRSGQIDAADRALTPELVDQFTASKDIGVITVSPLSYPEVKLNYTREPFAQHDFRAALNLAVDRDQMLDVVALGQGRAATQGYTHPDAPFAAPDAATPYDPQRAEALLDQLGWIDADGDGTRENPRGASAPFTLVVDGGNAPHVRAAELLVEDFAEVGIAVEIKTLDAGSLTDASANMDYDLYITTNSPHAVADSTQFIMSHRSGNLWRHPEIAYPEFDALYDKWKATETTDSRIAAMQEMQGLFNRQPTAIALYYPDEHWGYRADTFAGWIETPGYGIVHKWSFLPAEVVDEANAEAPQDE from the coding sequence ATGAGATCTCGATTGACGGGTAGTTCCCGGCGTTCCCGTGTCGCGCCCCTGGTTGTTGCCACGGCACTGCTGGCGGCCGCGTGTGGTTCCACCGACTCCACCGCATCCGGTCCGGCCACCGCCGACACGCTCACCATCGCGGTGTCCAAAGACAGCGGCCCCCTCAATATCTTTGCCGGGCAGACGGATCAGATGACCGAGCTGATCTACGACAAGCTCCTCGCGCCGTCGCCGTATGTGGCCGAACCGCAGCCGTGGCTGGCCACCGACGTCCGTCAGGTCGACGCGACCACCTGGGACGTCGACCTGCGTGATGACGTGACCTGGCACGACGGTGAAGCCTTCACCGCGGACGACGTGGTGTTCAGCTTCCACTTCATGCACGCCGCACCCACCGGCCGCTTCACCCACCACGTCAACGACACCCCGTCCATCTCGACGATCGAGGCCACCAGCGAAACGTCGGTGCGCTTCGTCTGCGACTACGCCTGTCCCGAACTGGGCACCGTCACCCTCGCCGACCTGCCGGTCCTGCCCGAACACGTGTGGTCGAAGGTCGATCCTGCCGACGCCAGGGAATGGACGGAACTCCCCGTCGGCACCGGGCCGTTCAAGCTCGTCGACTACAGCCCCACCAGTGGATACCGCTTCGAGGCCAACACCGACTACTTCGCAGGCGCCCCGACCGTCGGGGAACTGGTGATGCCGGTGATCCCCGACTCGTCGGCCGCTTTCACTGCGCTGCGTTCCGGTCAGATCGACGCCGCCGACCGTGCGCTCACCCCCGAGCTCGTCGACCAGTTCACCGCGTCGAAGGACATCGGCGTCATCACCGTCTCGCCGCTGTCGTATCCGGAGGTCAAACTCAACTACACCCGAGAACCGTTCGCTCAGCACGACTTCCGGGCCGCGCTGAACTTGGCGGTCGACCGCGACCAGATGCTCGACGTCGTGGCACTCGGCCAGGGCAGGGCCGCCACGCAGGGCTATACCCACCCGGACGCACCGTTCGCCGCCCCGGACGCCGCAACGCCCTACGATCCGCAGCGGGCCGAGGCATTGCTCGATCAGCTCGGCTGGATCGACGCAGATGGCGACGGCACGCGGGAGAACCCGAGAGGTGCGAGCGCACCGTTCACCCTGGTTGTCGACGGTGGTAACGCCCCCCACGTGCGTGCCGCCGAGCTATTGGTCGAGGACTTTGCCGAAGTGGGTATCGCGGTCGAGATCAAAACGCTGGACGCCGGCTCGCTGACCGACGCCTCGGCGAACATGGACTACGACCTGTACATCACAACGAATTCGCCGCACGCGGTGGCTGATTCGACGCAGTTCATCATGTCGCACCGGTCCGGCAATCTGTGGCGGCACCCCGAGATCGCCTACCCGGAGTTCGACGCCCTCTACGACAAGTGGAAGGCAACCGAGACCACCGATTCGCGCATCGCGGCCATGCAGGAGATGCAGGGACTGTTCAACCGGCAGCCGACTGCCATCGCGTTGTACTACCCCGATGAGCACTGGGGCTACCGCGCCGACACGTTCGCCGGCTGGATCGAAACCCCCGGCTACGGCATCGTGCACAAGTGGTCGTTCCTGCCCGCGGAGGTGGTCGACGAGGCCAACGCGGAAGCGCCGCAGGACGAATGA
- a CDS encoding uracil-DNA glycosylase, translating to MLTHPRIGKAFPSPVPPGSGWPGDPARRDTVVAADAEAVAELAAAARTIRELDAQISVCRACPRLVDWREEVAVVKRRAFSDQPYWGRPVPGWGAARPGIFVVGLAPAAHGANRTGRIFTGDRSGDQLFAALYRAGLVNQPTSVDAADGLQANGVRISSPVRCAPPANAPTPAERTTCAPWLAAEWAMVSPHVRVVVALGGFAWQVALSMLGERGRPKFGHGALAQIAPGLQLLGCYHPSQQNMFTGRLTPAMLDDIFTDARRLAGI from the coding sequence GTGCTCACTCATCCGCGGATCGGTAAGGCCTTCCCGTCGCCGGTCCCGCCGGGCAGCGGGTGGCCCGGGGACCCGGCCCGTCGCGACACCGTGGTGGCCGCTGATGCCGAGGCCGTCGCCGAGTTGGCCGCGGCCGCGCGGACGATCCGTGAGCTCGACGCGCAGATCAGCGTGTGCCGGGCCTGTCCGCGGTTGGTGGACTGGCGCGAGGAGGTGGCGGTCGTCAAGCGCCGCGCATTCTCCGACCAGCCGTACTGGGGCAGGCCGGTGCCCGGGTGGGGTGCGGCCAGGCCGGGGATCTTTGTCGTCGGTCTGGCGCCCGCCGCGCACGGCGCCAACCGGACCGGCCGGATCTTCACCGGTGACCGGTCGGGGGATCAGTTGTTCGCAGCGCTGTATCGCGCCGGTCTGGTCAACCAGCCGACGAGCGTGGATGCTGCGGATGGACTGCAGGCCAACGGTGTTCGGATCAGCTCGCCGGTACGGTGCGCGCCCCCGGCGAATGCGCCGACGCCGGCAGAGCGGACGACGTGCGCGCCCTGGCTGGCGGCGGAATGGGCGATGGTTTCGCCGCATGTGCGGGTGGTCGTCGCACTCGGCGGCTTCGCCTGGCAGGTGGCGCTGTCGATGCTGGGCGAGCGCGGCAGGCCGAAGTTCGGCCACGGTGCACTGGCTCAGATCGCCCCCGGCCTGCAGCTGCTGGGCTGCTATCACCCCAGTCAGCAGAACATGTTCACCGGCCGGTTGACGCCCGCGATGCTCGACGACATCTTCACTGATGCCCGCCGGCTTGCGGGGATCTGA
- a CDS encoding helix-turn-helix domain-containing protein: MSPETHRRPDALLESWLDALAGIGEAVGGDEPVTDLLNRVARTACTLLGYDFCAVFLPDQSGHALTIVGSHGLSADYVAQVNADRPILLDVHGAEEAPTSVAYRTGEVVALEDIERSPGIGPWGGVAHEQGYRALISVPLRRNGRIVGALNGYHATAHRFDHAEISLVNAMATQVAIALRTAQLRASEQDTIRELRRAEEVHALLTATALRGEGVAGVAAALAELLGRQVRIEDAYGELLAGTGNVPTSAVSDADLSTGSVIADPDGTTVAGVLLDGKVVARICIDAPYGQLSRLDVRATEHAAVVTALELLRARTAAEVEQRLRGSLVADLLSTDDADIEALLDRARRLGWDLSGDQHLVAVRCDELSDKDFPTGRSDRLLAATDRLVARVSPRPLAASYRGDLVLVWPKVAGDVAVFAAQLNGALVASGAVSHAFAVVTAAEAPPRLASLYRTLRGALDLGAGSARGVIDLREVAIDHLLLQLDDPATLREFARATLGAALDYDRRHDTALLRTVRVLLDHDLDRQAAAHALHLHPNTVAQRIRRLEGLTDLRLARPRDLLRLTSALTVARIGGLG; this comes from the coding sequence ATGTCACCAGAGACACATCGCCGGCCGGACGCGCTGCTGGAAAGCTGGCTCGACGCGCTGGCCGGCATCGGCGAGGCCGTCGGCGGGGACGAGCCCGTCACCGACCTGCTGAACCGGGTGGCCCGCACCGCCTGCACCCTGCTCGGCTACGACTTCTGCGCGGTCTTCCTCCCGGACCAGAGTGGGCACGCGCTGACCATCGTCGGTTCACATGGGCTGTCCGCGGACTACGTCGCCCAGGTCAACGCCGACCGGCCCATCCTGCTCGATGTCCACGGCGCCGAAGAGGCACCCACCAGCGTCGCGTATCGGACCGGTGAAGTCGTCGCACTGGAAGACATCGAACGTTCCCCCGGCATCGGACCCTGGGGCGGCGTCGCCCACGAACAGGGCTACCGGGCCCTGATATCAGTGCCGTTGCGCCGCAACGGCCGAATCGTCGGGGCACTCAACGGATATCACGCCACTGCGCACCGCTTCGACCACGCCGAGATCAGTCTGGTGAATGCGATGGCCACCCAGGTGGCCATCGCCCTCAGAACGGCGCAGCTGCGGGCCAGTGAGCAGGACACGATCCGTGAGTTGCGCCGCGCCGAAGAAGTGCACGCGCTGCTGACCGCAACGGCGCTGCGCGGGGAAGGCGTCGCCGGCGTCGCTGCGGCGTTGGCCGAACTGCTCGGCCGGCAGGTCCGCATCGAAGACGCCTACGGAGAGCTGCTGGCCGGCACCGGGAACGTCCCGACCAGTGCGGTCTCCGACGCTGATCTGAGCACTGGCAGCGTCATCGCCGACCCGGACGGCACCACCGTCGCGGGTGTGCTGCTCGACGGAAAAGTGGTGGCGCGCATATGCATCGACGCTCCATACGGACAGCTGTCGCGACTCGATGTGCGTGCCACCGAGCATGCGGCGGTGGTGACGGCTCTCGAGCTGCTGCGCGCACGCACCGCCGCCGAAGTCGAACAGCGGCTGCGGGGTTCACTGGTCGCGGATCTGCTGAGCACCGACGACGCCGACATCGAGGCACTCCTGGACCGGGCGCGGCGCCTGGGTTGGGATCTTTCCGGCGACCAGCACCTGGTCGCCGTGCGCTGTGATGAGCTCAGCGACAAGGATTTCCCCACCGGCCGCTCGGACCGGTTACTGGCCGCCACCGACCGCCTGGTGGCTCGCGTCTCACCCCGTCCGTTGGCCGCCAGCTATCGCGGAGACCTGGTCCTGGTGTGGCCCAAGGTCGCCGGCGATGTCGCCGTCTTCGCGGCGCAACTCAACGGCGCACTCGTGGCCAGCGGTGCGGTGTCACACGCATTCGCCGTCGTGACGGCAGCCGAAGCACCGCCGCGATTGGCATCGCTCTACCGCACCCTCCGGGGCGCCCTCGACCTCGGTGCCGGTTCCGCCCGGGGCGTGATAGACCTGCGCGAGGTGGCGATCGATCATCTGCTGTTGCAACTCGACGACCCCGCCACGCTGCGCGAGTTCGCCCGCGCGACCCTGGGCGCCGCCCTGGACTACGACCGCCGGCACGACACCGCGCTGCTGCGCACCGTGCGGGTGCTGCTCGACCACGACCTGGACCGGCAGGCTGCCGCCCACGCGCTGCATCTGCACCCCAATACCGTGGCGCAGCGGATCCGCCGACTCGAAGGGTTGACCGACCTACGACTGGCCCGGCCCCGCGACCTGCTCCGACTGACCTCGGCGTTGACTGTGGCGCGGATCGGCGGCCTCGGCTGA
- a CDS encoding ABC transporter permease yields the protein MTHVRRAGQYALVLWAAVTLNFALPHLAPGDPVVYLYGGADQSLDPVSLAQIRAGYGLDRPILEQYASFWSGLARGDLGMSVQYNRPVAEVLWDKLPWTLALVGIATLLAFVIGTLIGAWAAWRRGTAKETGSVVAVLTLDSMPGFWIGMILIAIFSVGLGWFPSYGAASITAAGGDWLVEVASRMVLPVATLTIAGVGAFFLMTRASMIGVLDEPYVRLARAKGLGEFRVALFHALRNAMLPVYTTLSLTVGALLSGAVVVESVFAYPGLGKLIYDAVTARDYPLLQGAFLLATLGIVAANLLADLTYPLLDPRVRREKTPRVST from the coding sequence ATGACACACGTGCGTCGGGCCGGACAGTACGCGCTGGTGTTGTGGGCGGCGGTGACGCTGAACTTCGCGCTGCCGCACCTGGCACCCGGCGATCCGGTGGTCTACCTGTACGGGGGCGCCGACCAGTCGCTGGACCCGGTGTCGTTGGCCCAGATCCGGGCCGGTTATGGATTGGACCGGCCCATCCTGGAGCAGTACGCCTCGTTCTGGTCGGGTCTGGCCCGCGGCGACCTCGGAATGTCCGTGCAGTACAACCGACCCGTCGCCGAGGTGCTGTGGGACAAGCTGCCCTGGACCCTCGCATTGGTCGGTATCGCCACGCTGCTGGCGTTCGTCATCGGAACACTGATCGGCGCATGGGCGGCGTGGCGGCGCGGCACCGCCAAGGAAACCGGCTCCGTGGTGGCCGTTCTGACATTGGATTCCATGCCGGGCTTCTGGATCGGCATGATCCTCATCGCGATCTTCTCGGTGGGCCTGGGCTGGTTCCCGTCGTATGGCGCGGCGAGCATCACCGCCGCCGGGGGTGACTGGCTCGTCGAAGTCGCCTCCCGCATGGTCCTTCCCGTAGCGACGTTGACCATCGCCGGCGTCGGGGCGTTCTTCTTGATGACCCGCGCCTCGATGATCGGGGTGCTCGACGAGCCGTACGTCCGACTGGCCCGCGCGAAGGGACTCGGCGAGTTCCGGGTCGCGCTTTTCCATGCCCTGCGCAACGCGATGCTGCCGGTTTACACCACCCTGAGCCTCACCGTCGGTGCCCTGCTGTCCGGTGCCGTCGTCGTCGAATCGGTCTTCGCTTACCCCGGTCTGGGAAAGCTCATCTACGACGCGGTCACCGCGCGCGACTATCCGTTGCTCCAAGGGGCATTCCTGCTGGCGACGCTCGGCATCGTCGCGGCGAACCTGCTGGCCGACCTGACCTATCCGCTGCTCGATCCGCGGGTTCGACGGGAGAAAACACCGCGGGTGTCGACGTGA
- a CDS encoding LLM class flavin-dependent oxidoreductase, producing MRLSVLDLVPVRADQTTANALAATVRLAQTADRLGYTRYWVAEHHNMPAVAATSPPVVLAYLAGQTAQIRLGSGGVMLPNHAPLAVAEQFALLEAAAPGRIDLGLGRAPGSDPVTSVALRGAAGRDDSDIQNFPRYLDEVAAMMSTDGVRVELPRQLMRPEYILKATPAAASEPRLWLLGSSLYSAHLAAAKGLPYVFAHHFADQGTEEALAVYREEFQPSDLAAEPITFMTVNASVAPTREEAEALLLPQLVMMATLRTGKPLRALDLVEDARALQFTAQENAIIADGRARAVVGAPAEAADQVREVAEHFGVDEVMINPVGSAFRGTDAATAPARDTTLELLAKELF from the coding sequence ATGCGGCTATCTGTGCTCGATCTCGTCCCTGTCCGCGCCGACCAGACCACCGCCAATGCCCTGGCCGCCACGGTCCGGCTGGCGCAGACCGCTGACCGGCTGGGTTACACCCGCTACTGGGTGGCGGAGCACCACAACATGCCGGCCGTCGCGGCAACCAGTCCGCCCGTGGTCCTCGCCTACCTGGCGGGCCAGACGGCCCAGATACGGCTGGGTTCCGGCGGTGTGATGTTGCCCAACCATGCCCCGCTGGCGGTGGCCGAGCAGTTCGCCCTGCTCGAGGCGGCCGCGCCCGGGCGTATCGATCTCGGCCTCGGCCGGGCTCCTGGCTCAGACCCGGTGACCAGCGTGGCACTGCGAGGTGCCGCCGGCCGTGACGACTCCGACATCCAGAACTTTCCGCGCTACCTCGACGAGGTGGCGGCCATGATGAGCACCGACGGCGTCCGCGTCGAGTTGCCCCGGCAGTTGATGCGGCCCGAGTACATCCTCAAGGCCACCCCGGCGGCGGCCAGTGAACCGCGGCTGTGGCTGCTGGGCTCGTCGCTGTACTCAGCGCATCTGGCGGCGGCCAAGGGGCTGCCGTATGTGTTCGCCCATCACTTCGCCGATCAGGGTACCGAGGAAGCGCTGGCGGTGTACCGCGAGGAGTTCCAGCCGAGTGACCTTGCGGCCGAACCGATCACGTTCATGACGGTCAATGCTTCCGTCGCACCCACCCGTGAAGAAGCCGAAGCCCTGCTGTTGCCCCAGCTGGTGATGATGGCGACGTTGCGCACCGGGAAGCCCTTGCGGGCACTCGATCTCGTCGAGGACGCGCGGGCGCTGCAGTTCACCGCCCAGGAGAACGCCATCATCGCCGACGGTCGCGCCCGCGCAGTGGTGGGCGCGCCGGCCGAAGCCGCCGATCAGGTGCGCGAAGTGGCGGAGCACTTCGGCGTCGACGAGGTGATGATCAACCCCGTGGGGTCGGCGTTCCGCGGTACCGACGCCGCCACCGCGCCGGCCCGGGATACGACCCTGGAACTGCTTGCCAAGGAACTCTTCTAG